A DNA window from Sphingomonas profundi contains the following coding sequences:
- a CDS encoding type II toxin-antitoxin system VapC family toxin encodes MYLLDTNVVSELRKTKNGRADPNVVAWAQPIPVGSLFLSAITVLELELGILLIERRDAAQGKVLRAWLDQSVLPAFEGRILPVDVEVARRCARMHVPDPRSDRDALIAATALVHGMTVVTRNVPDFSGLDLTLLDPWQTGTKM; translated from the coding sequence ATGTACTTGCTCGATACGAACGTCGTATCCGAGCTGCGCAAGACGAAAAACGGCAGGGCGGACCCGAACGTGGTCGCCTGGGCGCAGCCGATCCCCGTCGGCAGCCTGTTCCTGTCAGCAATTACAGTCCTGGAGCTAGAGCTGGGCATCCTGCTGATCGAACGGCGCGATGCGGCTCAGGGCAAAGTTCTGCGCGCTTGGCTGGATCAGAGCGTCTTGCCAGCATTCGAAGGCCGCATCCTTCCGGTCGACGTGGAAGTAGCTCGACGGTGCGCGCGGATGCACGTTCCGGACCCACGCTCGGACCGCGACGCGCTCATCGCGGCGACGGCGCTCGTCCATGGAATGACCGTGGTGACCCGCAACGTCCCGGACTTTTCAGGGCTCGATTTGACGCTGCTCGACCCGTGGCAAACGGGCACGAAAATGTAG
- a CDS encoding type II toxin-antitoxin system Phd/YefM family antitoxin has product MGSTTLSSREFNQDASRAKKATAGGPVFITDRGRPAHVLMSIEDYQKLVGKGASIIDLLSANEHDAIDFEAPRASGELFRPADLS; this is encoded by the coding sequence ATGGGATCTACCACGCTGTCCAGTCGCGAGTTCAATCAGGATGCCAGCCGGGCGAAGAAGGCGACGGCAGGTGGTCCGGTCTTCATCACCGATCGGGGCAGGCCGGCTCACGTCCTCATGAGCATCGAGGATTACCAGAAGCTCGTCGGAAAGGGTGCTAGCATCATCGACCTGCTCTCGGCAAATGAGCACGACGCTATCGACTTTGAGGCGCCGCGCGCATCCGGTGAGCTCTTCCGGCCCGCCGACTTGTCCTGA
- a CDS encoding RNA-binding protein, which yields MADAYGWGDEHRAGSLDEETILTRLVALNKARAAEEARGLVRYLRPEFQDPGYRAPIAGTLDLGEAAMAPVSNVIPWPATLPEQVGAVQSILAAAPAPLGAGDIARSFKGKRAATVRPVLDALAGLGMARRLNDGRYAA from the coding sequence GTGGCGGACGCCTATGGCTGGGGCGACGAGCATCGCGCCGGCTCGCTGGACGAGGAGACGATCCTCACCCGCCTCGTCGCGCTCAACAAGGCGCGGGCGGCGGAGGAGGCGCGCGGACTGGTGCGCTATCTGCGTCCCGAGTTCCAGGACCCCGGCTATCGCGCGCCGATCGCGGGTACGCTCGACCTGGGCGAGGCCGCAATGGCGCCGGTCAGCAACGTCATCCCTTGGCCGGCGACCTTGCCCGAGCAGGTCGGCGCGGTGCAGTCGATCCTCGCCGCCGCGCCCGCGCCGCTTGGCGCAGGGGACATCGCCCGCAGCTTCAAGGGCAAGCGCGCCGCCACCGTCCGTCCGGTGCTCGATGCGCTCGCCGGCCTTGGCATGGCCCGCCGCCTCAATGACGGGCGTTACGCAGCCTGA
- a CDS encoding tyrosine-type recombinase/integrase, whose amino-acid sequence MGKLTVAQIRALKEPGRYSDGDGLILEFTRPGRAYWFVRVQHNGRRRDIGLGPVDEITLAKARDKAHEARKSLAKGIDPTIERQKAKLKILTFREAAKLVHEEHKAAWKNGKHQDQWITTLTTYAFPRIGNRLVSDIEGPVIRDVLAPIWLSKPETARRVRQRIGVVLDWSYAKGFRITEAPLRSISRGLPRQIAETAMHVANQRRSLSEPSHSRRTLGDLPESVSNIRRRVSAPDFRHSFIAGFSPIWSVLEAIER is encoded by the coding sequence ATGGGGAAGCTGACGGTCGCGCAGATCCGCGCGTTGAAGGAACCAGGTCGCTACTCGGACGGCGACGGGCTGATCCTGGAGTTCACCAGGCCGGGCCGGGCCTACTGGTTCGTGCGAGTCCAGCACAATGGCCGCCGCCGCGACATCGGCCTCGGCCCGGTGGACGAGATCACCTTGGCCAAAGCGCGCGACAAGGCGCACGAGGCGCGCAAGTCGCTGGCGAAGGGGATCGACCCCACGATCGAGCGACAGAAGGCGAAGCTGAAAATTCTGACCTTCCGCGAGGCGGCCAAGCTGGTGCACGAGGAGCACAAGGCCGCTTGGAAGAACGGGAAGCATCAGGATCAGTGGATCACCACGCTGACCACCTATGCCTTCCCGCGCATCGGCAATCGGCTCGTCTCGGATATCGAAGGGCCGGTGATCCGCGACGTGCTGGCGCCGATCTGGCTCAGCAAGCCGGAGACGGCGCGGCGGGTGCGGCAGCGCATTGGAGTCGTACTCGACTGGTCCTATGCCAAGGGCTTCCGGATTACCGAGGCGCCGCTTCGCTCGATCTCGCGTGGCTTGCCTCGCCAGATCGCGGAAACGGCGATGCATGTCGCGAATCAACGACGTTCGTTGTCAGAGCCCTCGCACTCCCGACGCACGTTGGGTGACTTACCAGAGTCAGTATCGAACATTCGTCGCCGGGTTTCGGCTCCGGACTTCCGACATTCGTTCATCGCAGGCTTTTCGCCTATCTGGTCTGTCCTTGAGGCGATCGAAAGATAG
- the hspQ gene encoding heat shock protein HspQ encodes MTQALPIPHGSRIAGPLSRADVPPIAHARFSIGDVVRHRLFEFRGVVFDIDPVFANSDEWYEAIPEQVRPRKDQPFYHLLAENADSNYVAYVSQQNLEHDESDEPVDHPAIAGLFDEYSEGRYALKREHRH; translated from the coding sequence ATGACACAAGCCCTGCCCATCCCCCACGGTTCCCGCATCGCCGGCCCCCTGAGCCGCGCCGACGTGCCGCCGATCGCGCATGCGCGCTTCTCCATCGGGGATGTGGTGCGCCACCGCCTGTTCGAGTTTCGCGGGGTCGTGTTCGATATCGATCCCGTCTTCGCCAACAGCGACGAATGGTATGAGGCGATCCCGGAGCAGGTGCGCCCGCGCAAGGACCAGCCCTTCTACCACCTGCTCGCCGAGAATGCGGACAGCAACTATGTCGCCTATGTCAGCCAGCAGAATCTGGAGCATGACGAGAGCGACGAGCCGGTCGACCATCCGGCGATCGCCGGCCTTTTCGACGAGTATAGCGAGGGGCGCTACGCCCTGAAGCGCGAGCATCGCCACTGA
- the rplU gene encoding 50S ribosomal protein L21: MFAIVRTGGKQYRVAAGDKIVVEKIAGDAGSTVSLGDVLFAGSGGETQDVSGLTVSAEIIAQAKGEKVIVFKKRRRHNYRRRNGHRQQHTILRITAIGDHKAENEARAEAPAAVEA, from the coding sequence ATGTTCGCAATCGTGCGCACGGGCGGCAAGCAGTATCGCGTTGCCGCAGGAGACAAGATCGTCGTCGAGAAGATCGCGGGTGACGCGGGCTCGACCGTGTCACTGGGCGACGTGCTGTTCGCCGGCAGCGGCGGCGAGACGCAGGACGTAAGCGGACTCACGGTCTCGGCCGAGATCATCGCCCAGGCGAAGGGCGAGAAGGTCATCGTCTTCAAGAAGCGTCGCCGGCACAATTATCGCCGTCGCAACGGCCACCGCCAGCAGCATACGATCCTGCGGATCACCGCGATCGGCGATCACAAGGCCGAGAACGAGGCCCGGGCGGAAGCGCCGGCGGCCGTCGAAGCCTGA
- the rpmA gene encoding 50S ribosomal protein L27: protein MAHKKAGGSSRNGRDSAGRRLGVKKFGGQEVVGGNIIVRQRGTRVYPGRNVGMGKDHTLFALVDGRVAFHEGKLGRKFVRVDAAEITAEAAE from the coding sequence ATGGCACATAAGAAAGCAGGCGGCTCCTCGCGCAACGGCCGCGATTCGGCCGGCCGCCGCCTCGGCGTGAAGAAGTTCGGCGGCCAGGAAGTGGTCGGCGGCAACATCATCGTCCGCCAGCGCGGCACCCGCGTCTATCCGGGTCGCAACGTGGGCATGGGCAAGGATCATACGCTGTTCGCGCTGGTCGACGGTCGCGTGGCGTTCCACGAGGGCAAGCTCGGCCGCAAGTTCGTGCGCGTCGACGCAGCCGAGATTACGGCCGAGGCGGCCGAGTAA
- a CDS encoding GNAT family N-acetyltransferase — MFARTERLMLRPGWIEDAPALSRAIGDEAIVRNLAQAPWPYALGDAEAFLARRRDALLPDFLLFLRTRGTPRLIGGMGLQRDAAGEVEFGYWIARDYWGLGFATEAGRAVMALAKGSLRLRRMVAGHFLDNPASGNVLRKLGFAPTGQILARESRGRGCAVPFAAFAWAAPAARADEPRLAA; from the coding sequence ATGTTCGCACGGACGGAGCGGCTGATGCTGCGCCCCGGCTGGATCGAGGACGCACCGGCGCTCAGCCGGGCCATCGGCGACGAGGCGATCGTGCGCAACCTGGCGCAGGCGCCGTGGCCCTATGCGCTGGGCGATGCGGAGGCGTTCCTTGCGCGGCGGCGCGATGCGCTGCTGCCCGATTTCCTGCTGTTCCTGCGCACGCGCGGCACGCCCCGGCTGATCGGCGGGATGGGCCTGCAGCGCGACGCGGCGGGCGAGGTGGAGTTCGGCTACTGGATCGCGCGCGATTACTGGGGCCTGGGCTTCGCCACGGAGGCCGGCCGCGCGGTGATGGCGCTGGCGAAGGGCAGCCTGCGCCTCCGCCGGATGGTGGCCGGCCACTTCCTCGACAATCCCGCGTCCGGCAACGTGCTGCGCAAGCTGGGTTTCGCGCCCACCGGCCAGATCCTCGCGCGCGAATCGCGCGGGCGCGGCTGCGCGGTGCCGTTCGCCGCCTTCGCCTGGGCGGCGCCGGCCGCGCGGGCGGACGAGCCGCGCCTGGCGGCCTGA
- a CDS encoding metal-dependent hydrolase, with protein sequence MRSTTPADLAIRPRDRRFGRGAALGRWWLGGDPVATAFYNALSVTFPKGEALFVESVRAFRDGAPPRLAAEITAFTRQEVMHSREHVAFNRRVADAGYDVSRLDARVDQRLDLLRRKHPIVSLAVTMALEHFTAILAHALLADPRHLAAADPESAALWRWHSIEEIEHKGVAYDTWLHATRGWPRFRRWSVKSRVMLLVTRNFLVDRTAGILDLLRQDGLTGPRAWARVAWFALVSPGMMRGILRAWGTFFLPGFHPWRHDDRALIAAADRDDARPEPALAA encoded by the coding sequence ATGCGCAGCACCACCCCCGCCGATCTCGCCATCCGCCCGCGCGACCGCCGCTTCGGCCGCGGCGCGGCGCTGGGCCGGTGGTGGCTCGGCGGCGATCCCGTGGCAACCGCCTTCTACAACGCGCTCTCCGTCACCTTCCCCAAGGGCGAGGCGCTGTTCGTGGAGAGCGTGCGCGCCTTTCGCGATGGCGCGCCGCCGCGCCTTGCCGCCGAGATCACGGCCTTCACCCGGCAGGAGGTGATGCACAGCCGCGAGCATGTGGCGTTCAACCGCCGCGTGGCGGACGCCGGCTACGACGTCTCGCGGCTGGACGCGCGGGTCGACCAGCGGCTCGATCTGCTGCGGCGCAAGCATCCGATCGTCAGCCTGGCGGTGACGATGGCGCTGGAGCATTTCACCGCCATCCTCGCCCACGCGCTGCTCGCCGATCCGCGCCACCTGGCCGCCGCCGATCCCGAATCGGCCGCCCTGTGGCGCTGGCACTCGATCGAGGAGATCGAGCATAAGGGCGTGGCCTACGATACGTGGCTGCACGCCACGCGCGGCTGGCCCCGCTTTCGCCGCTGGTCGGTCAAGAGCCGGGTGATGCTGCTCGTCACCCGCAACTTCCTCGTCGATCGCACCGCCGGCATCCTCGATCTGCTGCGGCAGGACGGGCTGACCGGCCCGCGCGCGTGGGCGCGGGTGGCGTGGTTCGCGCTGGTCTCGCCCGGCATGATGCGCGGCATCCTGCGCGCCTGGGGCACCTTCTTCCTGCCCGGCTTCCATCCGTGGCGGCACGACGATCGCGCGCTGATCGCCGCCGCCGATCGGGACGATGCGCGGCCGGAGCCCGCGCTGGCGGCCTGA
- a CDS encoding TetR/AcrR family transcriptional regulator, whose amino-acid sequence MTQEASRTAALEAARAILIEDGPQAVTLKAVAARIGRTHANLLHHFGSAAGLQRALAAGMAERITAQIGEAVVKARAGEMDPRVIVDLTFDAFGREGGGALASWAILTGDRAALDPIVEATHRLVDHLGPHEGRPVHAITLSLVLTALGDALMGEPMAAALGLPRDSARAMAAERLIAFAAEGG is encoded by the coding sequence ATGACGCAGGAGGCGAGCCGCACCGCCGCGCTGGAGGCGGCGCGCGCGATCCTGATCGAGGATGGGCCGCAGGCGGTGACGCTGAAGGCGGTCGCCGCCCGCATCGGGCGTACGCACGCCAACCTGCTTCACCATTTCGGCTCGGCCGCTGGCCTCCAGCGCGCGCTCGCGGCCGGCATGGCCGAGCGGATCACGGCGCAGATCGGCGAGGCGGTGGTGAAGGCGCGTGCCGGCGAGATGGACCCGCGCGTGATCGTGGACCTCACCTTCGATGCGTTCGGGCGCGAGGGCGGCGGCGCGCTCGCCTCCTGGGCGATCCTCACTGGCGATCGCGCGGCGCTCGATCCGATCGTGGAGGCCACCCACCGCCTCGTCGATCACCTCGGCCCGCACGAGGGGCGGCCGGTCCACGCGATCACGCTGTCGCTGGTGCTGACGGCGCTGGGCGACGCGCTGATGGGCGAGCCGATGGCCGCCGCGCTCGGCCTGCCGCGCGATTCGGCGCGGGCGATGGCGGCGGAGCGGCTGATCGCCTTCGCGGCCGAGGGCGGCTGA
- the obgE gene encoding GTPase ObgE: MHFLDQAKIFVRSGAGGQGAVSFRREKFIEYGGPDGGNGGKGGDIVFEAVGGLNTLIDFRYTQHFRAPRGKGGAGSNRTGAGGDDLVIRVPVGTQILSDDKEHVLLDFTRAGQREIFLRGGDGGRGNASYKTSTNRAPRQHGTGWPHEEAWVWLRLKLLADAGLVGLPNAGKSTFINAVTNANAKVGDYPFTTVRPQLGVVTRHAREFVIADIPGLIEGAADGAGIGDRFLGHIERCRVLLHLVDASGDDPVEAYRIVCEELDVYGAGLADKPQVLALNKVDAVEPKQAAKLAKTLAKVSGGEVMMLSGAAGTGVDAVLDRLVEAIGPAEAAASAIAAQSAPSEADEPWSPI; the protein is encoded by the coding sequence ATGCATTTCCTCGATCAGGCAAAGATCTTCGTCCGCTCGGGCGCGGGCGGCCAGGGCGCCGTCTCCTTCCGGCGCGAGAAGTTCATCGAATATGGCGGGCCGGATGGCGGCAACGGCGGCAAGGGCGGCGACATCGTGTTCGAGGCGGTGGGCGGCCTCAACACGCTGATCGACTTCCGCTACACGCAGCACTTCCGCGCGCCACGCGGCAAGGGCGGGGCCGGCTCCAACCGCACCGGCGCGGGCGGCGACGATCTCGTCATCCGCGTGCCCGTCGGCACGCAGATCCTGTCCGACGACAAGGAGCATGTGCTGCTGGACTTCACGCGGGCCGGCCAGCGCGAGATCTTCCTGCGCGGCGGCGATGGCGGGCGCGGCAACGCCAGCTACAAGACCTCCACCAACCGCGCGCCGCGCCAGCACGGCACCGGCTGGCCGCACGAGGAAGCGTGGGTGTGGCTGCGGCTGAAGCTGCTGGCGGATGCCGGCCTGGTCGGCCTGCCCAACGCCGGCAAGTCCACCTTCATCAACGCCGTCACCAACGCCAACGCCAAGGTCGGCGACTATCCGTTCACCACCGTCCGCCCGCAGCTCGGCGTCGTCACGCGCCACGCCCGCGAGTTCGTCATCGCCGACATCCCCGGCCTTATCGAGGGGGCGGCCGACGGCGCCGGCATCGGCGACCGCTTCCTCGGCCATATCGAGCGGTGTCGCGTGCTGCTGCACCTCGTCGATGCCAGTGGCGATGATCCGGTGGAGGCGTATCGCATCGTCTGCGAGGAGCTGGACGTCTACGGCGCCGGACTGGCCGACAAGCCGCAGGTGCTGGCGCTGAACAAGGTAGACGCGGTCGAGCCGAAGCAGGCCGCGAAACTGGCGAAGACGCTCGCCAAGGTCAGCGGCGGCGAGGTGATGATGCTCTCCGGCGCCGCCGGCACCGGCGTGGACGCGGTGCTCGATCGTCTGGTCGAGGCGATCGGCCCCGCCGAAGCGGCCGCCAGCGCGATCGCCGCGCAATCCGCGCCGAGCGAGGCGGACGAGCCCTGGTCGCCTATCTGA